From the genome of Anopheles funestus chromosome 2RL, idAnoFuneDA-416_04, whole genome shotgun sequence:
caattattCATAACCTTAGCTACGGTTGTGCCGGTTTCCTTCACCGCGGCGATGTTCGTCCTTGAACTCGTCCTTTGCTCGCTGGCGTGCCAGATATTCTTCGTCGTCACGCTCGATCAGTTGCTCCTGCGCTTCATCCTCGCGATCCTGTTCGGCCGCATTGTCCAGATGCACTTTGTTCATTAGCGAGTTTTTGTTCACTTCCTTCATCTTTTCGGGATCCGGGAAAATACCTTCCGCTACTCGTTGCTCATAAAATTCGGCCACCGTCATCGTTGGCAAGCTTGGATATCCCCTACCGTACACGGCTTTCTGCACCGCATCCcgcgtgatgatgatgggcttTAATGGTTTTACGGGGCGCTTTTTCATGCCGCCACCTAAAGCACCATCCTCAAACTCATTGTCACCGCTTTGTCTGGCGGATGCGACAAACTGtagcatttgtttttctctcgcGATGCTTTCCAGTTCGTCTTGCGATTCTATAATGGCCAATCGAAGGAGGGATAGGAAAAAATCACGCTTCGTCTCATCGTCTATCTTTGCCTCGGACTGTTCGACCACGTAACGCAGCTGTTTGATCTTTTCGTCCAGCTCTTTCTTTTCCTGAAATTTGCGAATCTTCTCATTTCTCTGCTGTCCCATGCGTTGGAGTTCGCGTATTTTATCGCTCGATGCACCAGGTACCAGGGCCAATTCGTTCATTGCGGCCTCACCATCTTTGTCGGGCGTTTCGTATAATCGGTAATTTTCACACCGTGCTAAAAAATCCCTACAATGTGTCGAACGTGAATTAGGAAACAGTTTACTTTGTAGATTATAGAAAAATTGAAACTCAgagcaaagaaaaagcatACTTAAAGTAAACTTCCGCCACTTCTATAACTTCCGCCCGGTTCACGTTGCACAGCCGCAGAGTCATGCTGCCGAGGAAATATGGAAGCAGAAAGTAGCGCAGATTTTCCGTTGGAACTTCCTCGTACGATTCGTTCGTGCTAAACATTCCGACCAGGCTGACCAGCCTTGTGGCATCTTCAAACAGGCCAATGGCTTTCTTTACTGCTACCTAAAAACGATTGGACCAATTTATGAGAAAGCCCGATGGAGAAACGGCAAGGTATCAAACAGTAACTTACCTGAAATTCGTTTGCATTCGAAGGAATGGTTGTGTTTTCATCCAAGCGGTTCATGGCGCTATATCCTTCGTCGAAAATTTCGGTCAGCTTGCGGTCAAGCGGTATTTCGTTCGTTGCTTCCGACATTTTGGTGTTTCGGGGCCAACTTTCTAGATGCGTTTGGAACTTTTATTACGATTTGGAAACAGTAAACTTTTACCCTAAACAATGCACTGAACAGGTAGGACCACCAAAGAAACGTAATCGGAATAATTATTGTTTCGATAGCACCTTCCACAAACCACACACGGTTGCtacaacatgttttggattgttTTGCGTACGCACTGCGCTCTATAGATCTTGTGCGCAGCTGACAGTGCAAAATGTTGATTTGCGATAGTTTACTTTCGAAACGATGGACGAACTACGGCAGGGTAAATATTTGTGGatcctttaatttaaaaattattatattctTCTGAAATTCAtcgtatttttatgtttttagatGCAAGCAGCACATCCTGTCGAATGGAGTCCTATTCTTTAACGGCACAGAAGGCTGTATTACGGCGGTTCTGTCGGCTGTGTATGCGAGAATATCCGTTTCTGTTGCCTTTCGATTCGCTGCTGAAGAATATTACGCTGACCGACATGCTTGAACGGCTGCTGGGAGCATTCAAGCTGGAACAAATACCAAACCTGCCGGACGCAGTGTGTTCACACTGTGTGACCAAGCTGGACTACGCGTACCATGTACAGAAGGAGTTTGTTTGCAACGAGTATCGGTTGAGACACTACCACCAAGAGGGCACACTGCTAGCGAAGTTGTTTGAATATCAAACACAAATCACTGTCTCAAAAGATAGCTATACGGACCGCTTGGTGGCAGAGCATGGTAATGGGTTGCTGGCGGAAAGGATCCACATTGATCCTATGCGCGATGCACCAAACATTTGTAATGCGGAAGTTAAGGCAGCAGCCTTGTTTAAAACAGTACAACCTCCTGCCGAATGGTCCGTTGTGGCTTGTGATTGTCCTTCGAAGTCGGGACATTCCCGGAAAGCTAATCCCGTACGTCCCCTCAAGCGAACACTTCGCAATCGCCGCAGCCTTCGGCAGGCACTGGATGCAGAAAATCCAACCGGAGGAAACGATATATCCATTGATCCTTGCAAATGTTACGTATGTAATACTGTGATGGACACAGAGCAAGCGTACAGGGACCATCTGGTGGAGCATGTGGATATGCTACCGCACAGATGCTCCCAATGCTCTACCGCCGCCGCCGCGGGTGAAGACGATACAACGGATGCCACACTGATAACCTCTTTGGCAATGTTGCAGCGCCATTATCGAATGCATTCGTACCCATTGAAGTGTCCCCATTGTCCACAACGATTCCGAAAGCACGCGGCAGTGTACTCACACGTACGCTATCGGCACGAAATGTTTGATAATCCCGAGGGTTATACGTGTGACATATGTGGCGTCACAATGCAATATCGTCCCTCGTTTAGATACCACATGCGTATCCACTATCACGAACAGATGGGAACATTCAAATGTCAGTACTGCGAACGTGTTTTTGGTACACGAGCACGGTTGGAGCGTCACGAACGAACACATACCGGAGAACGACCGTTTGCATGTCATCTGTGCACGAAAACGTTCGCCCACTCGGGACAGCTAGCGACGCACATATCGCGACATAATAATGAACGCGGTCACAAGTGTACCCAGTGTGGAAAAGCATTCTTCAACAAGGCAATGTTGCGACAGCACCTAGAGTCGCATGGAACGGTTGAATCACGAAAAGCCACCAGCACGGTTAAAATGCGGCAACGACCCTGTACGTATCCTGGCTGTGCGCACGTGGCACTAACGTATCAGGCTTACTACTTGCATCGACTCCGGCACGAAATGGCCCATCGATGTGAGGAATGCGGTAGACGCTTTGCTCGATATTGTGAGTTGCGACGCCATCGGCATATCTACCATTCGACGGAACAGCCGTTCAAATGTGAACTGTGCAGTAAAACGTTCCTTAGCTCGCAAAGCTACCGGGAGCATATGGATTCGCACGCGAACGTACGCCGCTTCGAATGTGATGCTTGCGATAAAAAGTTCGTGCGTCGTCGCAATCTGGTAAACCACCGAATGTCTCACACTAACATTCGTCCGTACCGGTGCGAAGATTGCGACAGCGCGACGTTTAAGTACAAGAGCGATTTAAACCGACATCGGAAAGATAAGCATGAACAGACGGAGCAGGAGGTTGATGGGCCGATGCAAATAGATGGCGAATCTGTTAACGAACAGATTGTGCTGATGAATGAGGATCCCGTAATGGATGGTATGATCGTAGAAAGTGTACCCGAGGGCATATTGGTGAATGAGGGTATTGAGCTAGATGGAACTTACGGTGAGGTTATAGAAACGGTGGAAGAATCCATTGTCGTTGAGCAGCCAATAGTTAGCTTCGGTATAGATGAGGTGACCAAGGAAGAATATATTATAGAGTACATTAATCACGAATGATGATCGAAAGGGGCGGGTCAGTTTATTTAGCAGTGcaatgatatt
Proteins encoded in this window:
- the LOC125763786 gene encoding immunoglobulin-binding protein 1 — its product is MSEATNEIPLDRKLTEIFDEGYSAMNRLDENTTIPSNANEFQVAVKKAIGLFEDATRLVSLVGMFSTNESYEEVPTENLRYFLLPYFLGSMTLRLCNVNRAEVIEVAEVYFKDFLARCENYRLYETPDKDGEAAMNELALVPGASSDKIRELQRMGQQRNEKIRKFQEKKELDEKIKQLRYVVEQSEAKIDDETKRDFFLSLLRLAIIESQDELESIAREKQMLQFVASARQSGDNEFEDGALGGGMKKRPVKPLKPIIITRDAVQKAVYGRGYPSLPTMTVAEFYEQRVAEGIFPDPEKMKEVNKNSLMNKVHLDNAAEQDREDEAQEQLIERDDEEYLARQRAKDEFKDEHRRGEGNRHNRS